The following coding sequences are from one Bacillus mycoides window:
- a CDS encoding VanZ family protein: MFLGFDRLGLKYINHEYEFQLIPSSIPLSLPNMVDREDFNLWFFNFGNLTAFIPFGVLIPMLYRCSFIRFITSFCISILILEVLQMVTFLGGFDIDDVIVNAMGATIGFCAYKIGFRSNNTLKNFIITGVIAFILTLGVLVVVGEINKSLEKEQQSPKNGTVIALNQLTESTGYVPNVNNSTSFEVAHKKIEPKLNMFSSKGTNSQQFKYLLKGKYAKLSGYLGIPDSASKHSGKIIFSIDGKDVQTIRFSEESISTSTSSFKIEFAKANELSIKFIDTDALLWDVKLTEWKK; this comes from the coding sequence ATGTTCCTTGGTTTCGATAGATTGGGATTAAAATATATTAATCATGAATATGAATTCCAGTTAATTCCGAGTAGTATTCCTTTGAGCTTGCCAAATATGGTAGATAGAGAAGATTTTAATCTATGGTTTTTTAATTTTGGAAATTTAACAGCATTCATACCTTTTGGGGTATTAATTCCTATGTTATATCGTTGTAGCTTTATTAGATTTATTACTTCATTCTGTATTTCTATTCTTATACTAGAAGTACTACAAATGGTTACTTTTCTTGGTGGTTTTGACATTGATGATGTAATTGTGAATGCAATGGGTGCTACGATAGGATTTTGTGCCTATAAAATAGGATTTCGCTCTAATAATACTTTGAAAAACTTTATTATTACAGGTGTAATAGCATTTATCTTGACATTAGGAGTACTTGTAGTTGTAGGTGAAATTAATAAATCATTAGAAAAGGAACAACAATCCCCCAAAAATGGAACCGTTATAGCGCTAAATCAACTGACAGAAAGTACTGGATATGTACCGAATGTTAACAATTCCACTAGCTTTGAAGTGGCTCATAAAAAAATTGAACCTAAATTAAATATGTTTAGTAGTAAAGGGACAAATTCTCAGCAATTTAAATACTTGCTAAAAGGTAAGTATGCAAAACTTTCGGGATATCTCGGTATCCCTGATAGTGCGAGCAAACATTCCGGTAAGATAATTTTTTCTATTGATGGAAAAGATGTACAAACCATTCGATTTTCTGAAGAAAGCATATCTACATCCACAAGTTCCTTTAAGATAGAGTTTGCTAAAGCAAATGAACTTAGTATTAAATTTATTGATACAGATGCATTGCTATGGGATGTCAAGCTTACAGAATGGAAAAAATAA
- a CDS encoding acyltransferase family protein: protein MTKPFKKNSRYMVGLDSLRGLAILGVILYHINFNWMPGGFLGVTVFFVLSGYLITDILAMEWKRNKRIDLKKFWLSRARRLLPAMFVMLVITLAWITIFHSSLLEKMRGDSLAALFYVSNWWYIYHKLSYFDNFNQLSPLNHFWSLAVEEQFYAVWPFIISLGLYHIKKQSRMILLICLGAVASALAMAILYEPGTDPSRIYYGTDTRAFSLLIGAALALLWPSNRLANKIIPKARLILDVVGGTALIIILLMFWKTNQYDPFLYNGGMVLLSIATALLVANLAHPASRIAQFLRFRPLRWIGIRSYGIYLWHYPILTLTTPKVNTGDFSLIRAILQFLLIIMIAQISWKYIEKPIRQGALRNIQFKNLRLQNVALGVKLALICAVFVSSIAVFGLSKVSKAKENPQLDKVEAVQTQPAKHPVAVWENPIQETPKNQEESKEVDSAQPKNSPSITAIGDSVMIDIAPYLKNTFPDIRIDAQIGRQLSKAIPIVEQLKNEGNLGNYVIIGLGTNGAFTTEQLVSLINLIGNERKMIFINTRVPRPWESIVNERLKATTSEYPNITLVDWYAASAGKGDYFAPDGVHLTKVGAEAYAALVAKAVNQ from the coding sequence GTGACTAAACCTTTTAAAAAAAATAGTCGTTATATGGTTGGATTAGACAGTCTAAGGGGCCTAGCTATACTAGGTGTTATTTTGTATCATATTAATTTTAATTGGATGCCTGGAGGATTTTTAGGGGTTACTGTATTTTTTGTACTCTCAGGTTATTTAATTACAGATATTCTAGCGATGGAGTGGAAGAGAAATAAGAGAATTGATTTGAAGAAATTCTGGCTTAGTAGGGCAAGGAGATTGCTTCCAGCAATGTTTGTTATGCTCGTTATAACGTTGGCCTGGATTACGATTTTTCATAGCTCTTTACTTGAGAAAATGCGTGGAGATTCATTAGCGGCGTTATTTTATGTTAGTAACTGGTGGTATATTTATCATAAATTATCGTACTTTGATAATTTTAACCAGCTTTCTCCATTGAATCATTTTTGGTCGTTAGCAGTTGAGGAACAATTCTATGCTGTTTGGCCGTTTATCATTAGTTTAGGACTTTACCACATAAAAAAACAATCCCGTATGATTTTATTGATTTGTCTGGGAGCTGTTGCTTCAGCTTTAGCGATGGCAATTTTGTATGAACCTGGAACTGATCCGAGCAGAATTTATTATGGCACAGATACGAGGGCCTTTTCTTTACTTATTGGAGCGGCACTTGCCTTACTTTGGCCAAGCAATAGGCTTGCAAATAAAATTATTCCAAAGGCGCGTCTCATTCTTGATGTAGTGGGAGGAACTGCTCTTATTATTATATTGCTTATGTTTTGGAAGACGAATCAATATGATCCGTTTCTATACAATGGAGGAATGGTTCTCTTATCAATTGCAACAGCATTGTTAGTGGCAAATCTTGCTCATCCAGCGAGCCGTATCGCTCAATTTTTACGATTTAGACCTTTACGTTGGATAGGAATAAGGTCGTATGGCATATATCTTTGGCATTATCCAATTCTTACATTGACGACTCCAAAAGTAAATACTGGGGATTTTTCACTAATAAGAGCAATTCTTCAATTTCTTCTCATTATAATGATTGCGCAAATTTCATGGAAGTATATTGAAAAACCAATCCGACAAGGTGCGCTTCGAAATATTCAGTTTAAGAATTTAAGACTTCAAAATGTCGCTTTAGGTGTTAAGTTAGCTTTAATTTGTGCAGTATTCGTTTCGTCGATAGCCGTCTTTGGGTTATCAAAAGTTAGTAAGGCCAAGGAGAATCCGCAACTAGATAAGGTGGAAGCAGTACAAACACAACCGGCGAAACATCCAGTTGCAGTTTGGGAAAATCCAATTCAAGAGACGCCCAAGAATCAAGAAGAATCAAAAGAAGTAGATTCTGCGCAACCTAAAAATTCTCCCAGCATTACAGCGATAGGCGATTCCGTTATGATTGATATTGCTCCATATTTAAAAAATACTTTTCCTGATATTAGGATTGATGCACAGATTGGTCGCCAGCTGTCAAAAGCGATTCCTATAGTTGAACAGTTAAAGAATGAAGGGAATTTAGGAAACTATGTCATTATTGGGCTAGGTACAAATGGAGCCTTTACTACGGAGCAACTTGTATCATTAATAAATTTAATTGGGAATGAACGTAAAATGATATTTATTAATACGAGGGTACCACGTCCGTGGGAATCAATCGTGAATGAGAGATTAAAAGCGACAACATCTGAATATCCGAATATAACTCTAGTAGATTGGTATGCAGCAAGTGCTGGAAAGGGAGACTACTTTGCACCTGATGGTGTGCATTTAACCAAAGTAGGTGCAGAAGCATACGCAGCACTTGTAGCCAAAGCGGTGAATCAATAA
- a CDS encoding SMI1/KNR4 family protein, giving the protein MTMIKFNSYHQKVEIKRNLELINLEHEKIREYVNFDIFSFEQLDEFQVGYSIDTDGNSLVTDEEDTWDANWIVIAYETMCGNPIIIDLNEDGYPISSLMHGMDSWGVGGFLADSMDSFINFIKDIGNFLTEKQVLEGKRIIQNRELKTLLNKFLEKNKFADFEIWHSLLSPLFDIAEEYEQTLETKVIKMKKEGKRISEIAHLLNIKPKEVYEYIKKV; this is encoded by the coding sequence ATGACAATGATAAAATTTAATTCTTATCATCAAAAAGTAGAAATTAAAAGGAATTTAGAACTTATTAACTTAGAACATGAAAAAATTAGAGAATATGTAAATTTTGATATATTTTCTTTTGAACAATTAGATGAATTTCAAGTAGGATATAGCATTGACACTGATGGAAACTCCCTTGTAACCGATGAGGAAGATACTTGGGATGCAAATTGGATTGTTATTGCTTATGAAACTATGTGTGGAAATCCAATTATTATTGATTTAAATGAGGATGGATACCCTATATCTTCATTAATGCACGGAATGGACAGTTGGGGTGTTGGCGGTTTCCTTGCAGATTCTATGGACTCATTTATCAATTTTATAAAAGATATAGGTAATTTTCTTACTGAGAAACAAGTGTTAGAAGGAAAAAGAATTATACAAAATAGAGAATTAAAAACATTGCTAAATAAGTTTTTGGAAAAAAATAAATTTGCTGATTTTGAAATATGGCACTCTTTATTGAGTCCATTATTTGATATTGCAGAAGAATACGAGCAAACATTGGAGACAAAAGTAATAAAGATGAAGAAAGAAGGAAAAAGAATATCGGAAATTGCCCACCTGCTTAATATAAAACCTAAAGAAGTGTATGAGTATATTAAGAAAGTTTAA
- a CDS encoding IS6 family transposase, producing MEKENLFKWKHYQPELILLTVRWYLRYNLSFRNLVEMMEERGLSIAHTIIMRWVHQYGPQLEEKVRHHLKSTNDSWRVDETYIQVKGQWMYLYRAVDSEGYTIDFYLSKSRDKQAAKRFFKKALAFSYVSKPRVITVDKNPAYPVAIQELKEEKHMPEGMQLRQANYLNNIVEQDHRFIKKRVRSMLGLKSFHTATSIISGIEAMHMVKKGQLILLDKSVQNQVKFIHQLFGIVA from the coding sequence ATGGAAAAAGAAAATTTATTTAAATGGAAGCATTATCAGCCTGAACTCATCTTATTAACAGTAAGGTGGTACCTACGGTACAATTTGAGCTTCCGTAACCTGGTGGAAATGATGGAGGAAAGAGGATTATCAATTGCTCACACAATAATTATGCGCTGGGTTCATCAATATGGACCTCAATTAGAAGAGAAAGTGCGACATCATCTTAAATCAACAAATGACTCGTGGAGAGTCGATGAAACCTATATTCAAGTAAAAGGTCAATGGATGTATTTATATCGTGCAGTTGATTCAGAGGGTTATACAATTGATTTTTATCTAAGTAAATCAAGAGATAAACAAGCAGCCAAGCGTTTTTTCAAGAAAGCCTTGGCTTTTTCGTATGTTTCTAAACCTCGCGTGATAACAGTAGATAAGAACCCTGCTTATCCTGTAGCGATTCAAGAGTTGAAAGAAGAGAAACATATGCCTGAAGGCATGCAACTAAGGCAAGCTAACTATCTCAATAATATAGTGGAACAAGATCATCGATTTATTAAAAAGCGAGTTCGTTCGATGTTAGGATTGAAATCCTTCCACACAGCTACATCCATTATTTCTGGAATAGAAGCTATGCATATGGTAAAAAAAGGGCAACTTATTTTACTGGACAAGTCTGTCCAAAATCAAGTGAAGTTCATCCATCAACTATTTGGAATTGTTGCTTAA
- the colA gene encoding collagenase ColA translates to MNKKSRFTQMMLGISTMALSFGSIQTQVSAEENTPYNVLQKKPIGIETSTDEIAHSTKADETLSYEERLKVGDFSQRPAPVVKRAAAKQFQQKYSVAELNRMSNDEFIDTLASISWNQITDLDQFNQETKEFYQNKERIQVIIDELGRRGSTFTKDDTKGIETFAEVLRSISYVGFNNKEVSYLNERSFHDKCLPALKAIAKNPNFKFGTDKQDAVVSAYGKLIRNASCDAETVQYAANILKQYNDNISTYISDKKKGDALFELIQGIDDDIQSYLFETRKKADETIWYGKIDGYINEVSRMALLNHLTTENKWLINNGIYYTGRLGNFHSNPNKPLEVLTQAMHMYPRLSEAYFNAVEQISTNYGGKDYNGNTVDFKKIREEGQQQYLPKTYTFDDGSIVFKTGDKVTEEKVKKLYWAAKEVKAQYHRVIGKDGALESGKADDVLTIVIYNNPDEYKRNSQLYGYDTNNGGIYIEGIGTFFTFERTPQQSRYSLEELFRHEFTHYLQGRYEVLGSWGQGEMYQDQRLTWFEEGNAEFFAGSTRTNNVVPRKSIISGLSSDPAKRYTAERTLFSKYGEGEGDEKWDFYNYSFALQSYLYTHQFETFDKIQDLIRANDVKNYDAYREALSKDPNLNKGYQDYMKQLIDNQGTYNTPQVSDDYLATPSLKPLADVKKDITDVAKIKDATITKHKSQFFDTFTLEGTYTGGVTKGESEDWKTMSKKINQSLEQLAQKEWSGYKTVTAYFVNYRVNAKNQFEYDVVFHGVATGEEEKQTVKVNMNGPYNEILNEKVEFHSDGTESTGGKIVSYLWNFGDGTTSTEANPTHVYGKEGTYTAKLTVKDNKGKVGRGQTSVTVKQDEPAGHNYQNAKVIRFNKLSKGNMDRPNLAYMHTFNVTSPKEVDISFIDEQGIGIQWDVYHESDLEHPVITGQADGNNIKGKFEAKPGKYYLVSFFEKENGKGTYSLVVK, encoded by the coding sequence ATGAACAAGAAATCAAGGTTTACCCAAATGATGCTCGGTATTAGTACAATGGCCTTATCATTTGGAAGTATCCAAACACAAGTATCAGCGGAAGAAAACACACCTTATAATGTGTTACAAAAGAAACCAATTGGGATAGAAACTTCAACAGATGAAATTGCACATTCTACAAAAGCAGACGAAACATTGTCTTATGAAGAACGTTTAAAAGTAGGCGATTTTTCACAACGTCCAGCTCCGGTCGTGAAACGAGCAGCGGCAAAACAATTTCAGCAAAAGTATTCTGTGGCAGAGCTGAATAGAATGAGTAATGACGAATTCATCGATACATTGGCAAGTATTAGTTGGAATCAAATTACAGATTTAGATCAATTTAATCAAGAAACAAAAGAGTTTTATCAGAATAAAGAGCGAATACAGGTTATTATTGATGAATTAGGTCGTCGTGGAAGCACATTTACAAAAGATGATACAAAAGGGATTGAGACGTTTGCTGAAGTATTACGTTCCATATCTTATGTAGGCTTTAATAATAAAGAGGTAAGCTATTTAAATGAGCGAAGCTTTCATGATAAATGTTTACCTGCATTAAAAGCAATTGCAAAAAATCCGAATTTTAAATTTGGTACAGATAAACAGGATGCAGTGGTATCTGCATACGGTAAATTAATTAGAAACGCTTCTTGTGATGCTGAAACAGTTCAATATGCGGCGAATATATTAAAGCAATATAACGATAATATTTCCACATATATAAGTGATAAGAAGAAAGGGGACGCCTTGTTTGAGCTTATACAAGGGATTGATGATGATATACAGTCTTACCTGTTTGAGACACGTAAAAAAGCGGATGAAACAATATGGTATGGGAAAATTGATGGTTACATAAATGAAGTTAGTCGAATGGCTCTTTTGAACCATCTAACAACAGAAAATAAATGGTTAATTAATAATGGTATATATTATACTGGTCGTTTAGGGAATTTCCATAGTAATCCAAATAAACCTTTAGAAGTACTTACACAAGCAATGCATATGTACCCTCGTTTAAGTGAGGCTTATTTTAATGCGGTAGAGCAAATTTCAACAAACTATGGTGGTAAAGATTATAACGGAAATACAGTAGATTTCAAGAAAATACGTGAAGAAGGCCAGCAGCAGTACTTACCAAAAACGTATACATTCGATGACGGCTCTATTGTATTTAAAACAGGAGATAAAGTAACGGAAGAAAAGGTTAAGAAACTATATTGGGCTGCAAAAGAAGTAAAAGCGCAGTATCATCGTGTAATTGGAAAAGATGGAGCGTTAGAATCAGGGAAAGCTGATGATGTACTGACAATCGTCATTTATAATAATCCAGATGAATATAAACGAAATAGCCAACTATATGGATATGATACGAATAATGGTGGAATTTATATTGAAGGAATCGGAACGTTCTTTACATTTGAGCGTACACCGCAGCAAAGTCGTTATAGTTTGGAAGAATTGTTCCGTCATGAATTTACACACTATTTACAGGGAAGATACGAAGTTCTAGGATCATGGGGACAAGGAGAAATGTATCAAGATCAACGTTTGACTTGGTTTGAAGAAGGAAATGCAGAATTTTTTGCAGGATCTACTCGTACGAATAATGTTGTTCCGCGCAAAAGTATAATTAGTGGATTATCATCTGATCCTGCGAAACGTTATACAGCAGAACGAACATTATTTTCGAAATATGGAGAAGGAGAAGGAGACGAAAAATGGGACTTTTATAATTATTCTTTTGCACTGCAGTCTTACTTATATACTCATCAATTTGAAACTTTCGATAAGATTCAAGATTTAATTCGTGCAAATGATGTGAAGAATTATGATGCATATCGTGAAGCTTTAAGTAAGGATCCAAATTTAAATAAAGGATACCAAGACTATATGAAGCAGTTAATTGATAATCAGGGTACATATAATACTCCGCAAGTATCAGATGATTATTTAGCTACCCCTTCACTAAAGCCACTAGCTGATGTAAAGAAAGACATTACAGATGTAGCAAAGATAAAAGATGCAACGATTACAAAGCATAAGTCTCAATTTTTTGATACGTTTACATTAGAAGGGACATATACAGGTGGCGTAACAAAAGGAGAATCTGAGGATTGGAAAACGATGAGCAAGAAAATCAATCAATCTTTAGAACAGTTAGCGCAAAAAGAATGGAGCGGCTACAAAACAGTTACAGCGTATTTTGTTAATTATCGTGTGAATGCGAAAAATCAATTTGAATATGATGTTGTATTCCATGGTGTTGCAACGGGAGAAGAAGAAAAACAGACTGTTAAAGTAAATATGAATGGACCGTACAATGAAATATTAAATGAAAAAGTTGAGTTTCATAGCGATGGTACAGAAAGCACAGGTGGAAAAATTGTTTCTTATCTCTGGAATTTTGGGGATGGTACAACAAGTACAGAAGCAAATCCTACTCATGTATATGGAAAAGAGGGAACATATACTGCAAAGCTAACAGTGAAAGATAATAAAGGAAAAGTAGGCCGAGGACAAACATCGGTTACCGTAAAACAGGATGAGCCAGCAGGTCATAACTATCAAAATGCAAAGGTAATTCGTTTTAATAAGCTTTCAAAAGGAAATATGGATCGTCCGAATTTGGCGTATATGCACACATTCAATGTCACATCTCCAAAAGAAGTAGATATTTCTTTTATAGATGAACAGGGAATTGGGATACAATGGGATGTATATCACGAATCAGATTTAGAACATCCTGTTATTACGGGCCAAGCGGATGGAAATAATATAAAAGGGAAATTTGAAGCGAAACCTGGGAAGTATTATTTAGTCTCATTTTTTGAAAAGGAAAACGGAAAGGGAACATACTCATTAGTAGTAAAATAA
- a CDS encoding helix-turn-helix transcriptional regulator, which yields MTLITRMKEYRVKLNMSQEDLANKVGVRRETIGNLENGKYNPSLKLAYDIAQVLKAPIEVLFWFED from the coding sequence ATGACGCTGATTACTCGGATGAAAGAATATAGGGTAAAGTTAAATATGTCCCAAGAAGATTTAGCTAATAAGGTTGGAGTTAGAAGAGAAACAATTGGTAATCTCGAAAACGGAAAATATAACCCTTCATTAAAATTGGCTTACGATATTGCACAAGTTTTAAAAGCACCCATTGAAGTGTTATTTTGGTTTGAAGACTAG
- a CDS encoding DUF3796 domain-containing protein — protein MKNKLAYLGFIGFLGFLAPFSFFSENSFSPYYYFLFFFFFLYAKVIPDELFMLHVRMAATRAFFVTLVSGSILLLSVSIFENVHVIRLFVALSTLIPLGTFLINLEIFERREKKGMQDDADYSDERI, from the coding sequence ATGAAGAACAAATTAGCTTACTTAGGGTTTATTGGTTTTTTAGGGTTTTTGGCACCTTTCTCATTCTTTAGTGAAAATTCGTTTTCGCCTTACTACTATTTCCTTTTCTTTTTCTTCTTTTTATACGCAAAAGTTATACCAGATGAGCTTTTTATGCTGCATGTTCGCATGGCCGCTACAAGGGCATTTTTTGTAACACTAGTATCTGGTAGTATACTACTCTTAAGTGTTTCTATTTTTGAAAATGTACATGTAATTCGTTTATTTGTTGCACTTTCAACTTTAATACCGTTAGGAACTTTTCTAATTAATTTAGAAATATTTGAACGTAGAGAAAAGAAAGGGATGCAGGATGACGCTGATTACTCGGATGAAAGAATATAG
- a CDS encoding FtsX-like permease family protein, protein MQNSRYRELGLLSALGFSKGAIRRMILSENVLLSGMASVFNAFLISFTYFISIAFDLGLVITILQMFLSILVTAIIVIVISITASYKLINTEPAEALRK, encoded by the coding sequence TTGCAAAATTCAAGATATAGAGAATTGGGGCTACTATCTGCACTAGGTTTTAGTAAAGGCGCAATACGAAGAATGATACTCAGTGAAAATGTATTGTTATCGGGAATGGCGTCTGTTTTTAATGCTTTTCTAATTAGTTTCACATATTTTATCAGTATTGCTTTTGATCTTGGTTTAGTTATCACGATACTTCAAATGTTTCTTTCCATTTTAGTAACAGCAATTATTGTTATCGTGATCAGCATAACAGCAAGTTATAAGCTTATTAATACTGAGCCTGCTGAGGCACTAAGAAAGTAA